A single genomic interval of Drosophila virilis strain 15010-1051.87 chromosome 2, Dvir_AGI_RSII-ME, whole genome shotgun sequence harbors:
- the MED21 gene encoding mediator of RNA polymerase II transcription subunit 21: MADRLTQLQDTVNQQAEHFCNAIGVIQQTSYPSKFANFDRTGSQTPIQNPPQEDYAQLFAQLIARCAKDIDTLIESLPNEDSSIELQNCSLKRLEFENQETAEQLEQVVQKGELLLEKIQSALGDIAQAQLDMQITLKTSSQ; the protein is encoded by the exons ATGGCAGACAGGCTAACGCAACTGCAGGATACCGTAAACCAA CAAGCAGAGCACTTCTGCAATGCTATTGGAGTCATTCAGCAGACATCTTATCCCAGCAAGTTTGCAAATTTTGACAGGACAGGCTCACAGACACCCATACAAAACCCACCTCAGGAGGATTATGCTCAACTTTTTGCACAATTAATAGCTCGATGTGCTAAAGACATTGATACTTTAATTGAGTCTTTGCCTAATGAAGACAGTTCAATTGAATTACAAAATTGTAGTCTTAAGCGACTAGAGTTTGAAAACCAAGAAACTGCAGAGCAACTTGAACAAGTTGTTCAGAAAGGAGAACTTTTGCTGGAAAAAATCCAGTCTGCTTTGGGGGACATTGCTCAAGCACAATTGGACATGcaaataacattaaaaacaaGTTCACAATAA
- the Set1 gene encoding histone-lysine N-methyltransferase SETD1 → MDTSNIYNSINGGEPSGEQSHISMQGYRDGNGLNSLCPTRMHRNFKLLADPQLLKCGSKLYRYDGVVPGDPTYPTITPRDPRNPLIRIRAKPVEPLMLVVPRFVIDSHYVGQPPAIEVTVVNLNDNIDKQFLSGLLDKCGPTDEINIYHHPTTNKHLGIARIVFESTKGARQFVDKYNQKSVMGKILNVFCDPFGAILKKTIDNLTNPVVARPLISTTPHSTTTLVPANEHFHDYTEKEGPHLLSGSGYNSFHKSAVFGEIDNDRHRERERDRFTKDRVRHSVERGYDRERGTRNKYSSSRHSRHYYSRGSREKSSDSSRDRLYNSRERERDTRSYDYSRSKGRDKFRERNRSRDHSRDRVRERRDHRPSTSKERDYRERDRDRSIDVGSDRKERISSKHDKRYSSHECHEDENGTSSVFKSQQYYSGIPVSNLISSDNYGYDHYGYTVSENIQSWSSSHRRWPVSQPDSQLIPPPPPPQEEEENWDDPQPPALTLHSKDISPSSESVGINLHSPRRPKSNKYNNNLNSTDAEINTENVDLDTRIALIFKGKTFGNAPPFLQMDSSDSETDKAKVDEINETVDPHCDSNSIQNKKEKNVSALQQHGASDISSDDDILIKKEIVKHPVEKLETNNNNDDNMSLSSLSSHEETTKESTNSSSQLTTKIMFTGYTDPNASHQSNYYYHHSAYGYGHYPSAIGANSGFTGKYFSNPAYMQSSYLPGVVSADAFNLDPYIQSYGYQHTQPDQNDEMKQNVKKVMNFIVEELKQILKRDVNKRMIEMTAFKNFEVWWDEQTAKARSKHLSSVVDTATTSNNLVEKQITQEKPPDINNLINTQREMSDFQSFTSIGIRAAMPKLPSFRRVPKHPSPIPDKLERDLSDQEEMVQRSDSDKDDSNMGSSDAQNLNLKRRTLQRDSGKLRITSTNIRLKRKGSASSFFSSSTSSSSNSDGENDAEDIANRAENERSSDDESFDEDIPSSNSNERDKFPKRRRHNLKASDGKILNVYSDSEEENQSINRISATKRSRTKKIDIYSDTDEDDDQKTGTKRFTNSKPNLVSSIPSDLEDISKDSCFGMEDVGIAAKFVSELKTDEQLESESRRSPTPVPPPDYNEETISKSDGVTPVKSHFEYDRIYSDSDEEREYQEKRRRNTEYMAQIEREFLEEQQKNSHQPDNTSNMDLKLEINQISTYEMPETPDISKLPPTPGAKLLVQDLTLYKKDIPDTDADCKPYLITVNTEAVPKTTSIQTNENEGIIVLKTESNLKTEGYDPAQSSSQPNENTRIYNGKQSPVSSDSGSSQASQASQVALEHCYSLPPQAQGAFSTGVSTNQFECKNKKEADGMHIVRPGPGRPRKDSVRAQKKKKDFSGRQANKKNKIESMKDTLSELVRQTANFVPCEMFKTRDQNEEMVILYTFLTKGIDLEDIKYIKTSYTEHLQKEPYAMFLNNTHWVNHCTTDRAFWPPPPKKRRKDEELMRHKTGSARTEGFYKLDVREKAKHKYHHAKANIHDTQDEDRCDEPTVLTNHHHNKLISKMQGISREARSNQRRLLTAFGSMGESELLKFNQLKFRKKQLKFAKSAIHDWGLFAMEPIAADEMVIEYVGQMIRPVVADLRETKYEAIGIGSSYLFRIDMETIIDATKCGNLARFINHSCNPNCYAKVITIESEKKIVIYSKQPIGINEEITYDYKFPLEEEKIPCLCGAQGCRGTLN, encoded by the exons ATGGATACCAGCAATATTTACAACTCAATTAATGGAGGAGAACCCTCAGGAGAACAGTCACATATTTCGATGCAAGGGTATCGTGATGGCAATGGCTTGAATTCTTTATGCCCAACGAGGATGCATAGAAACTTTAAATTATTAGCGGATCCGCAATTGCTGAAATGTGGTTCTAAACTTTACCGTTACGACGGTGTCGTCCCCGGAGACCCCACATACCCGACAATTACACCTCGTGATCCACGAAATCCTCTTATTCGAATTCGAGCCAAACCTGTCGAACCATTAATGTTGGTTGTACCCCG GTTTGTGATCGATTCTCATTACGTTGGTCAGCCACCTGCTATTGAAGTGACGGTAGTGAATCTTAACGACAACATCGACAAGCAGTTCCTTTCCGGCCTATTAGATAAGTGTGGGCCCACtgatgaaataaatatatatcatcaCCCCACgacaaataaacatttaggCATCGCACGTATAGTCTTTGAAAGCACCAAAGGAGCACGTCAGTTTGTCGATAAATATAACCAGAAATCAGTAATGGGAAAA ATTTTAAACGTATTCTGCGATCCGTTTGGTGCCATTTTGAAGAAGACTATTGATAATTTAACAAATCCCGTTGTAGCCAGGCCGTTAATAAGCACCACGCCGCATTCGACAACAACTCTGGTTCCGGCAAACGAACATTTTCATGATTACACCGAAAAAGAAGGTCCACATCTATTATCTGGAAGTGGTTACAACTCATTTCACAAGAGTGCGGTGTTTGGAGAAATAGATAATGATCGTCACAGAGAACGTGAACGGGATAGATTTACAAAAGATCGTGTACGGCATTCCGTTGAAAGAGGCTATGATCGAGAACGTGGGACACGTAATAAATATTCCAGCTCACGTCATAGTCGACATTACTATTCTCGAGGATCTCGTGAAAAAAGTTCGGACTCAAGCAGGGATCGGTTATACAATTCTAGAGAACGAGAAAGAGATACAAGGTCATACGACTATTCTCGTTCTAAAGGACGAGATAAATTTCGAGAGCGTAATAGATCAAGAGATCATTCTCGAGATCGGGTAAGGGAGAGAAGGGATCATCGACCAAGTACGTCAAAAGAACGAGATTATAGAGAAAGAGATCGTGATCGATCCATTGATGTTGGAAGTGATCGCAAAGAACGGATTAGTTCTAAACACGATAAACGTTATTCAAGTCATGAGTGCCATGAAGATGAAAATGGAACCTCTTCAGTGTTCAAAAGCCAACAATATTATTCTGGCATTCCGGTATCTAACCTTATATCATCTGATAATTATGGATATGATCATTATGGTTATACTGTTAGTGAAAATATTCAATCTTGGTCTAGTTCCCACAGAAGGTGGCCCGTCTCACAACCGGATTCACAGCTTATACCCCCACCACCTCCACCCcaggaagaagaagaaaactgGGATGATCCCCAGCCACCAGCTCTAACGTTACATTCAAAAGATATCTCGCCTTCATCCGAGTCAGTTGGTATAAATCTACATTCACCAAGGCGACCAAagtcaaataaatacaataataatctCAATAGTACTGACGCGGAAATTAACACAGAGAATGTTGATTTAGATACACGTATTGCCCTTATATTTAAGGGAAAGACATTTGGCAATGCTCCACCATTTTTGCAAATGGATAGTAGTGATTCTGAAACAGACAAAGCGAAGGTCGATGAAATTAATGAAACTGTTGACCCGCATTGCGATTCGAATagcatacaaaacaaaaaagagaaaaatgttTCGGCCTTACAGCAGCACGGTGCCAGCGATATATCAAGTGACGacgatattttaattaaaaaagaaatagtcAAGCACCCAGTTGAAAAGCTGGAAACGAATAATAACAATGATGATAACATGTCATTGTCAAGCTTATCGTCACATGAAGAAACCACAAAGGAATCTACAAATTCGTCAAGTCAATTAACAACGAAAATAATGTTTACAGGATATACGGATCCTAATGCTTCACATCAgagtaattattattatcatcattcAGCCTATGGATATGGACACTATCCTTCGGCAATAGGAGCAAATTCTGGATTTACAGGAAAGTATTTTTCTAACCCTGCATATATGCAATCCTCATACCTGCCTGGAGTGGTTTCTGCAGACGCTTTTAATTTGGACCCGTATATCCAGTCATATGGCTATCAACATACGCAACCGGATCAAAATGACGaaatgaaacaaaatgttaaaaaggTGATGAATTTTATAGTCGAGGAACTGAAGCAAATCCTTAAACGAGATGTTAATAAGCGTATGATTGAAATGACAgcttttaaaaattttgagGTTTGGTGGGACGaacaaacagcaaaagcaCGTTCAAAACATTTGTCTTCCGTAGTCGATACCGCTACAACTAGTAATAACTTagtagaaaaacaaataactcAGGAGAAGCCACCCGacattaataatttaatcaaCACGCAAAGAgaaatgtcagattttcaatcATTCACCAGTATAGGTATAAGGGCTGCAATGCCTAAATTGCCATCATTTCGGCGTGTTCCCAAACACCCAAGCCCCATTCCCGATAAGTTGGAACGGGATCTCAGTGATCAAGAAGAAATGGTACAGCGGTCTGATTCAGACAAAGATGATTCAAATATGGGCAGTTCCGATGCTcaaaatcttaatttaaaaagaCGCACACTGCAAAGGGATAGTGGGAAGTTGAGAATAACGTCAACCAATATACgattaaaaagaaaaggaagtGCGTCAAGTTTCTTTTCGTCATCCACATCGTCGTCCTCCAATAGCGACGGTGAAAATGATGCTGAAGATATCGCCAATAGAGCTGAGAACGAAAGGAGCAGCGACGACGAAAGCTTTGATGAAGACATCCCATCAAGCAATTCAAATGAAAGGGATAAATTCCCTAAGAGGCGTAGGCATAATTTGAAAGCTTCAGATGGCAAAATACTAAACGTGTATTCAGACTCTGAGGAAGAAAATCAGTCAATAAATCGAATATCAGCAACCAAGCGGAGTCGCACGAAAAAAATTGACATATACTCTGATACTGATGAAGACGATGACCAAAAGACAGGGACAAAACGATTTACTAATTCAAAACCCAATCTCGTATCATCTATACCGTCTGATCTTGAAGACATAAGCAAAGATAGTTGTTTTGGTATGGAAGATGTTGGCATTGCTGCTAAATTTGTATCCGAATTAAAGACTGATGAACAACTTGAATCTGAATCCCGCCGATCACCAACACCTGTTCCGCCACCGGATTACAACGAGGAAACTATTTCGAAATCCGATGGGGTAACTCCAGTAAAATCGCATTTTGAATACGATCGTATTTATAGTGATTCTGATGAAGAGCGCGAGTATCAGGAGAAGAGACGTCGAAATACTGAATACATGGCTCAAATCGAGCGCGAATTTTTAGAAGAACAGCAGAAGAATTCACATCAACCAGACAATACATCAAACATGGATCTCAAGTTAGAGATTAATCAAATATCAACTTATGAAATGCCTGAAACACCCGATATTTCAAAACTTCCTCCGACACCAGGTGCAAAATTATTAGTGCAAGACTTAACACTGTACAAGAAAGATATCCCAGATACTGACGCTGACTGCAAACCGTATTTGATCACAGTAAATACTGAAGCTGTTCCAAAAACTACTAGTATTCAGACGAATGAGAATGAAGgtataattgttttaaaaactgaaagcaatttaaaaacGGAAGGTTATGACCCAGCTCAATCTAGCAGTCAACCAAATGAAAATACCCGAATATATAACGGAAAGCAATCACCTGTATCTTCAGATAGTGGATCAAGTCAAGCATCTCAAGCTAGTCAAGTGGCCTTAGAACATTGTTATTCTTTGCCACCACAAGCACAAGGTGCCTTTTCTACCGGTGTTTCCACAAAccaatttgaatgcaaaaataagaaagaagCCGATGGCATGCATATTGTAAGGCCTGGTCCTGGAAGGCCACGCAAAGATTCTGTGCGtgcacaaaagaaaaaaaaagatttttcaGGACGACAGGcgaataagaaaaataaaatagaatcaATGAAAGACACGCTTTCCGAACTCGTCCGACAAACCGCTAACTTTGTTCCGTGTGAAATGTTTAAAACCCGTGATCAAAACGAAGAAATGGTAATTTTATACACATTCCTAACAAAAGGCATCGATTTGGAGGACATTAAGTACATCAAGACGAGCTATACTGAGCATTTGCAAAAGGAACCATATGC tATGTTTTTGAACAATACTCACTGGGTCAATCACTGCACCACGGACAGGGCATTTTGGCCGCCTCCTCCCAAGAAACGGCGAAAAGACGAAGAACTAATGCGTCACAAAACCGGTTCCGCGCGTACTGAGGGCTTCTACAAGTTAGATGTACGggaaaaagccaaacacaaATACCACCATGCTAAAGCAAACATACATGACACTCAAGATGAAGATCGGTGCGATGAGCCAACGGTGCTGACGAACCATCATCACAATAAGTTAATATCCAAAATGCAGGGAATATCTCGCGAAGCGCGTTCGAATCAACGACGTCTATTAACTGCCTTCGGTTCAATGGGAGAGTCCGAGCttttaaaattcaatcaaCTGAAATTTCGAAAAAAACAGCTCAAATTTGCAAAGTCGGCAATCCATGATTGGGGGTTATTTGCCATGGAACCTATAGCGGCTGATGAAATGGTTATTGAATACGTTGGGCAAATGATTCGACCAGTTGTTGCCGATTTAAGAGAAACCAAATATGAAGCAATTGGCATTGGAAGCTCATATTTATTCCGAATTGATATGGAAACTATAATCGATGCAACAAAATGTGGTAATTTGGCGAGATTTATAAATCACAGCTGTAAT CCAAACTGTTATGCCAAAGTCATTACCATAGagtcagaaaaaaaaattgttatatattcaAAGCAACCCATTGGAATTAATGAAGAAATAACTTATGACTACAAATTTCCTTTAGAGGAAGAAAAAATCCCTTGCCTTTGTGGAGCACAAGGCTGTAGGGGTACGCTTAACTAA